One segment of Neobacillus endophyticus DNA contains the following:
- a CDS encoding NAD(P)H-dependent flavin oxidoreductase, translating into MLNHEMTELLKIKYPIIQAPMAGGVTTSRLVAEVSNSGGLGMIGAGYMSADQIREQIREIKQLTSKPFGINLFVPNEFEVTKNELESANQFLNPIRQQLNLHQKDQVELPNFKDVFEKFIDQIKVIMEEKVPICTFTFGIPSREVIAELKQSNIILMGTATTVTEAIENQKAGMDMVVVQGSEAGGHRGNFINCSQESLIGLMSLIPQVVDNVSIPVVAAGGIMDGRGLMAAICLGAKGVQMGTAFLTCMESGANKVHKEAILNANEDQPVLTRSFSGKWARGIKNKFIVEMQNHEKHLPDFPIQNTLTQDIRKTSAAQNNQDFISLWSGQSPRLAKNQTVELLIKNIMAEAKKLGFIEAK; encoded by the coding sequence ATGTTAAATCATGAAATGACAGAACTTCTGAAAATTAAATATCCGATTATACAAGCTCCTATGGCTGGCGGTGTAACAACTTCAAGATTAGTAGCGGAGGTATCAAATTCTGGTGGGCTAGGAATGATTGGAGCAGGGTATATGAGCGCTGACCAAATACGGGAACAAATTAGGGAGATAAAGCAGTTAACTTCTAAGCCGTTTGGTATTAATCTATTTGTTCCTAATGAATTTGAAGTTACAAAGAATGAACTTGAATCGGCTAACCAATTCTTAAACCCCATCCGTCAGCAATTAAATTTGCATCAAAAAGATCAAGTTGAACTTCCTAATTTTAAAGATGTTTTTGAAAAATTTATTGATCAAATTAAAGTTATAATGGAAGAAAAGGTTCCTATTTGTACTTTTACATTTGGCATTCCTTCAAGAGAAGTGATAGCTGAATTAAAGCAATCAAACATTATTCTGATGGGAACTGCTACAACTGTTACAGAAGCAATTGAAAATCAAAAAGCAGGAATGGATATGGTGGTTGTTCAAGGCAGTGAAGCAGGCGGGCATCGTGGGAACTTTATTAATTGTTCACAAGAAAGTTTGATTGGTTTAATGTCATTAATTCCACAGGTGGTAGACAATGTCAGCATTCCTGTTGTTGCTGCTGGAGGAATTATGGATGGGAGAGGGCTAATGGCTGCTATTTGCTTAGGAGCGAAAGGAGTACAAATGGGTACGGCTTTCTTGACTTGTATGGAAAGCGGAGCGAATAAAGTACATAAAGAAGCCATTCTTAATGCGAACGAAGACCAGCCTGTTTTAACTCGATCCTTTTCAGGTAAATGGGCGAGAGGAATTAAAAATAAATTTATCGTAGAAATGCAGAATCATGAAAAACATTTACCCGATTTTCCTATTCAAAATACACTAACTCAAGATATTAGAAAAACCTCTGCAGCACAAAATAATCAAGATTTCATCT
- the murI gene encoding glutamate racemase, protein MRIGFFDSGIGGMTVLHQALKYLPNEDYIFYADTLNIPYGEKSKEEVRDYIFQAVDFMVNQGIKALVIACNTATSIAVDDLRQKYNFPILGIEPAVKPAVQSCEGKRKKVLVFATNLTLREEKFHNLVKSIDHHDIVESVALPGLVQFAENLEFREEKVVPYLKETLGSFDLQQYGTVVLGCTHFPYFENSIKELFPEEVDIISGSIGTAKNLKRILEARNQMNDGTGEIIYYKSGYKVEDKETLSSYKNLLVMLDELQLCHLNLK, encoded by the coding sequence ATGAGAATTGGTTTTTTTGATTCTGGTATAGGTGGAATGACTGTACTTCATCAAGCATTGAAGTATTTACCTAATGAAGATTACATATTTTATGCCGATACCTTAAACATTCCATATGGTGAAAAATCAAAAGAAGAAGTAAGGGATTATATATTTCAAGCTGTTGACTTTATGGTTAATCAAGGAATTAAAGCATTAGTCATCGCTTGTAATACTGCTACCAGTATCGCAGTGGATGACCTTCGCCAAAAGTATAATTTTCCTATTTTGGGTATTGAACCAGCCGTAAAACCTGCTGTTCAAAGCTGTGAGGGAAAAAGAAAAAAGGTATTAGTGTTTGCAACTAATTTGACTCTCAGAGAGGAAAAGTTTCATAACCTTGTGAAAAGTATAGACCATCATGATATTGTTGAAAGTGTAGCTCTTCCTGGTCTTGTCCAATTCGCTGAGAATTTGGAATTTAGAGAAGAGAAAGTTGTACCCTATTTAAAAGAAACACTAGGTTCCTTTGATTTACAGCAGTACGGAACAGTTGTTCTTGGATGCACCCATTTCCCTTATTTCGAAAATAGTATAAAGGAATTATTTCCTGAAGAAGTTGACATTATTTCCGGAAGCATTGGAACTGCCAAAAACTTAAAACGAATTCTCGAAGCAAGGAATCAAATGAATGATGGGACAGGAGAAATTATATATTATAAATCTGGTTATAAAGTTGAAGATAAAGAAACATTATCTAGTTATAAAAACTTGTTAGTAATGTTAGACGAACTTCAGCTATGTCACCTAAACCTTAAATGA